One window from the genome of Rhodocyclaceae bacterium encodes:
- the gloA gene encoding lactoylglutathione lyase codes for MRLLHTMIRVGDLDRSIAFYTDVLGMKLLRRKDYPEGRFTNVFVGYGDEREHAVLELTHNWDTAQYDLGTGYGHVAVSVDDAAQACDRVRARGGKVTREAGPMKHGTTVIAFVEDPDGYKIEFIQHGSIG; via the coding sequence ATGCGACTGCTGCACACGATGATCCGTGTCGGCGACCTCGATCGTTCGATCGCGTTCTATACCGACGTGCTCGGCATGAAGCTGCTGCGGCGGAAGGATTATCCCGAAGGCCGCTTCACCAATGTGTTCGTCGGCTATGGCGACGAACGCGAACACGCAGTCCTCGAGCTGACCCACAACTGGGATACCGCGCAGTACGATCTCGGTACCGGCTACGGCCATGTCGCGGTTTCGGTCGACGACGCGGCACAGGCCTGCGACCGCGTACGTGCGCGTGGTGGCAAGGTCACCCGCGAGGCCGGGCCGATGAAGCATGGCACGACGGTCATCGCGTTCGTCGAGGATCCCGACGGCTACAAGATCGAGTTCATCCAGCACGGCTCGATCGGCTGA
- a CDS encoding phosphotransferase yields the protein MSIYLRIIRRCRQSGFRHAGEAAPPAVGRRLRDNRAVHEPGLKPAAVPPETLPDERQLAAARWAGDALGLGAPVSLATASADASFRRYFRLADPRDGRSLIVMDAPPAHEDCRPFVHVAAMLAEARVNAPAVLAQNLDQGFLLLTDLGRVTYLDVLVQRDAGRVDALHADAIAALVAMQRIDVRGRLPAYDRALLGRELDLFPEWYLGRHLGQSPDAAASATLATVGARLLDRALAQPRVFVHRDYHSRNLMCSEPNPGILDFQDAVEGPITYDLASLFKDAYIDWDEALLLDWLARYWDQARRSGLPVNADFGEFHRDFEWMGVQRHLKVLGIFARLAWRDGKRGYLDSMPRVRRYLRSTCARYRDLAPLARWLDETGPAHEPP from the coding sequence ATGTCGATCTACCTTCGCATAATTCGGAGGTGCAGGCAATCCGGCTTCCGGCACGCGGGCGAGGCTGCGCCGCCGGCAGTCGGCCGGCGGCTGCGCGATAATCGAGCCGTGCACGAACCCGGACTGAAGCCTGCGGCGGTACCCCCCGAGACCCTCCCCGACGAGCGGCAGCTTGCAGCCGCGCGCTGGGCGGGCGACGCGCTCGGGCTCGGTGCCCCGGTGTCACTGGCGACCGCGTCCGCGGATGCCAGCTTCCGGCGCTACTTCCGACTCGCCGACCCGCGCGACGGGCGCAGTCTGATCGTGATGGACGCCCCCCCGGCGCACGAAGATTGTCGCCCCTTCGTCCACGTCGCCGCGATGCTTGCCGAGGCCCGCGTCAATGCGCCCGCAGTGCTCGCACAGAACCTCGATCAGGGTTTTCTGCTGCTGACAGACCTTGGCCGGGTGACCTACCTCGACGTGCTCGTACAGCGTGATGCCGGACGGGTCGATGCGCTCCATGCCGATGCAATCGCGGCCCTGGTCGCGATGCAGCGTATCGACGTACGCGGCCGGCTGCCCGCATACGACCGGGCGCTGCTCGGTCGGGAACTCGACCTGTTCCCGGAGTGGTATCTGGGTCGCCATCTCGGTCAGTCGCCGGATGCTGCCGCCTCCGCTACGCTCGCGACCGTTGGCGCCCGCTTGCTCGATCGGGCGCTTGCCCAGCCCCGTGTGTTCGTGCATCGCGACTACCACTCGCGAAACCTGATGTGCAGCGAACCCAATCCCGGCATCCTCGACTTCCAGGACGCGGTCGAGGGACCGATCACCTACGACCTGGCCTCGTTGTTCAAGGATGCCTACATCGACTGGGACGAGGCGCTGCTGCTCGACTGGCTGGCGCGCTACTGGGACCAGGCCCGGCGCAGCGGGCTGCCGGTAAACGCCGATTTCGGCGAGTTCCATCGCGACTTCGAATGGATGGGCGTGCAGCGCCACCTGAAGGTGCTCGGCATCTTCGCGCGCCTGGCGTGGCGCGACGGCAAGCGCGGCTACCTCGATTCGATGCCCAGGGTACGCCGCTACCTGCGCAGCACCTGCGCGCGCTACCGTGACCTGGCCCCACTCGCGCGCTGGCTGGACGAGACCGGTCCGGCGCACGAACCGCCCTGA
- a CDS encoding LPS-assembly protein LptD, protein MRRFPPRLICAALLATGSASGFAQSSGQSPGVDLRIESDLVRIPIENKDPVPLFVDADVIRGRGRDEIEAEGDAILRRRGQAVFADFLRHNAASGDLTAQGNVVLVQRRNEVLGPFLFLNIDRLSGFMDNPVYRLPELGGRGTAERMFFEGEDRFRAERGRYTTCGPESEDWYIRADELLIDQARNVGIARNASLVFQGVPIFYAPALSFPLASERKSGFLAPTFALSGRNGAELGTPYYWAIAPDMDYTVTPRLMAKRGMQVGNEFRYLGTAYAGEARAEFLPNDRIMQDNRYLLAFRHTQRVGADPLGGSWTGLVNMQKVSDDLYFRDMATRIALTSLTNLNRDAILSRNDAFGTLFFRAQRFQTLQDPLAPITPPYARLPQISYVGNRLDVFGSDLGLNSEYVSFSHPTLPNGQRLVVNPSITLPFLSTFGFIKPKAALHHTRYAMDPQTTTLGDATRTLPVFSLDSGVVFERDSSMFGRNITQTLEPRLFYSYIPFRDQSRLPVFDSALPDPNFVTLFQENLYSGSDRIADANQVTAGLISRVIDPDTGSERLRLGVAQRFYLDSLQVTLPGAPERGRSKSDLIGSVTGQLWRGWTLDAGLQYSSTLSTVERSVLGVRFIPEPGMVFNASYRYSRTQLEQIDLSTQWRLGRGWSTLARYNYSFRDGTILEGLAGFQYDDDCWSFRFVANRIAVATQQANTAFLFQVELGGLSRVGSNPFELLRRSIPGYVDSELNRTQPVTTVPYPLR, encoded by the coding sequence ATGCGCCGGTTTCCGCCGCGGCTCATCTGTGCGGCACTCCTCGCCACCGGTTCCGCCTCGGGCTTCGCCCAGTCGTCGGGTCAGTCGCCTGGAGTGGACCTGCGCATCGAGTCCGATCTTGTCCGTATCCCGATCGAAAACAAGGATCCGGTCCCGCTGTTCGTCGATGCCGACGTGATCCGCGGGCGTGGACGCGACGAAATCGAGGCTGAAGGCGACGCGATCCTGCGCAGGCGCGGGCAGGCCGTGTTCGCCGACTTCCTGCGGCACAACGCCGCCAGCGGCGACCTGACCGCGCAGGGCAACGTGGTACTCGTGCAACGCCGGAACGAAGTGCTCGGCCCCTTTCTGTTCCTCAACATCGACCGCTTGAGCGGGTTCATGGACAACCCCGTGTACAGGCTGCCCGAACTGGGCGGACGCGGTACGGCCGAGCGCATGTTCTTCGAAGGGGAGGATCGATTCCGGGCAGAGCGTGGCCGATACACGACCTGCGGACCGGAAAGCGAAGACTGGTACATCCGCGCCGACGAACTGCTGATCGACCAGGCCCGTAACGTGGGCATCGCGCGCAATGCCTCGCTGGTATTCCAGGGCGTCCCGATCTTCTATGCGCCGGCGCTGTCGTTCCCGCTGGCCAGCGAGCGCAAGTCGGGCTTCCTCGCGCCGACCTTCGCGCTGTCGGGCCGCAACGGTGCGGAACTGGGGACGCCCTACTACTGGGCCATCGCGCCCGACATGGACTACACGGTCACGCCACGACTGATGGCCAAGCGCGGCATGCAGGTGGGCAACGAATTCCGCTACCTCGGTACCGCTTACGCCGGGGAGGCGCGGGCTGAATTCCTGCCCAACGACCGGATCATGCAGGACAACCGGTACCTGCTGGCCTTTCGGCACACACAGCGGGTCGGGGCAGACCCTCTCGGCGGCAGCTGGACCGGCCTGGTCAACATGCAGAAGGTTTCGGATGACCTGTACTTCCGCGACATGGCCACGCGCATCGCGCTGACTTCGCTGACCAACCTGAACCGCGACGCGATACTCAGCCGCAACGATGCTTTCGGCACCCTCTTCTTCCGCGCCCAGCGCTTCCAGACGCTGCAGGATCCGCTGGCACCGATCACGCCTCCCTACGCGCGGTTGCCGCAGATTTCCTACGTCGGCAACCGGCTCGATGTGTTCGGCAGCGACCTCGGGCTGAACAGCGAGTACGTGAGTTTCAGCCACCCGACACTGCCCAACGGCCAGCGGCTGGTCGTCAACCCGAGCATCACGCTGCCTTTCCTCAGCACGTTCGGGTTCATCAAGCCGAAGGCCGCGCTGCACCACACGCGCTACGCGATGGATCCGCAGACGACCACCCTCGGCGACGCTACCCGGACGCTGCCGGTCTTCAGCCTCGACAGCGGCGTGGTCTTCGAGCGCGACTCGTCCATGTTCGGGCGCAACATCACGCAAACCCTGGAGCCACGGCTGTTCTATTCGTACATTCCGTTCCGCGACCAGTCCCGCCTGCCGGTGTTCGACAGCGCGTTGCCGGACCCCAACTTCGTCACGCTGTTCCAGGAAAATCTCTACTCCGGCAGCGACCGCATCGCCGATGCGAACCAGGTGACGGCCGGGCTGATCTCGCGCGTCATCGACCCGGACACCGGCTCGGAACGGCTCCGGCTCGGCGTCGCGCAGCGCTTCTACCTCGACAGCCTGCAGGTGACGTTACCCGGAGCGCCCGAGCGCGGTCGCTCGAAGTCCGACCTGATCGGTTCGGTCACCGGGCAGCTGTGGCGCGGCTGGACACTGGACGCCGGCCTGCAGTACAGCTCGACGCTGTCTACCGTCGAGCGCTCGGTGCTCGGCGTGCGTTTCATCCCGGAACCCGGCATGGTGTTCAACGCGTCCTACCGGTACTCGCGTACCCAGCTGGAGCAGATCGATCTGTCCACGCAGTGGCGGCTCGGCCGCGGCTGGTCGACGCTGGCGCGCTACAACTACTCGTTCCGCGATGGCACCATTCTGGAAGGGCTGGCGGGCTTCCAGTATGATGATGATTGCTGGAGCTTCCGGTTCGTCGCAAACCGCATCGCCGTCGCCACCCAGCAGGCGAATACCGCCTTCCTCTTCCAGGTCGAGCTCGGGGGGTTGTCGCGGGTAGGCTCCAATCCTTTCGAGCTGCTCAGGCGCAGCATTCCCGGTTACGTCGATTCCGAACTGAACCGGACCCAGCCGGTCACGACCGTCCCCTACCCGTTGCGCTGA
- a CDS encoding aminopeptidase P N-terminal domain-containing protein: protein MPPFEPIPLPELARAARERRTRLAGCFGEGVAVLSTAPERARNRDTHYPYRFDSYFYYLTAFPEPDAVVVIVGGASPRHILFCRARDPERELWDGLRHGPEAACERFGFDEAHPVSELDARMPGLIADQPALYCAIGEDAAWSARVSGWLNEVRAMARTGVAAPATLGEVRVLVDRMRVVKDAQELSIMRRAAAISCDAHRRAMRAARPGRFEFEVEAELLHAFRTAGAQAPAYTSIVAGGANACVLHYVENASKLATGDLLLIDAGCELDGYASDITRTFPVDGRFTGAQRALYECVLEAQRLAIDAVRPGASWQAPHDAAVSALCDGFVDLGLCEGPVERVLESGDYKRFYMHRTGHWLGLDVHDAGDYKRDGQWVLLEPGQVTTVEPGCYVRPGDKIPEAFWNIGIRIEDDVVVTATGNEVITADAPKRIDDIEAWMRERP, encoded by the coding sequence ATGCCGCCGTTCGAACCGATCCCCCTGCCCGAACTCGCGCGTGCGGCGCGTGAGCGCCGTACCCGCCTCGCCGGGTGCTTCGGCGAGGGCGTTGCCGTGCTCTCGACTGCGCCCGAGCGCGCGCGCAACCGCGATACGCACTATCCGTATCGCTTCGACAGCTACTTCTACTACCTCACTGCCTTCCCGGAACCGGACGCGGTGGTCGTTATCGTGGGTGGAGCATCGCCGAGGCACATCCTGTTCTGCCGTGCCCGCGACCCGGAGCGCGAACTGTGGGACGGCTTGCGCCACGGGCCGGAGGCTGCCTGCGAGCGGTTTGGTTTCGACGAGGCACATCCGGTGTCGGAACTCGATGCGCGGATGCCCGGGCTGATCGCGGACCAGCCGGCGCTCTACTGCGCGATCGGCGAGGACGCGGCCTGGAGCGCGCGCGTCTCGGGCTGGTTGAACGAGGTGCGGGCGATGGCCCGCACGGGTGTCGCCGCCCCGGCCACCCTCGGCGAGGTGCGGGTGCTGGTCGACCGGATGCGCGTCGTGAAGGATGCGCAGGAGTTGTCGATCATGCGTCGCGCCGCAGCGATCTCGTGCGACGCCCATCGGCGGGCGATGCGCGCTGCGCGCCCTGGCCGCTTCGAATTCGAGGTGGAAGCGGAACTGCTGCATGCCTTCCGCACCGCTGGGGCGCAGGCACCTGCGTACACGTCGATCGTGGCTGGCGGCGCGAATGCCTGCGTGCTGCATTATGTCGAGAACGCTTCGAAGCTGGCCACCGGTGACCTGTTGCTGATCGATGCCGGTTGCGAACTCGACGGCTATGCGTCCGACATCACGCGCACCTTCCCGGTCGACGGGCGCTTCACCGGCGCGCAGCGCGCGCTCTACGAATGCGTCCTCGAGGCGCAGCGCCTGGCGATCGACGCAGTGCGCCCGGGCGCGAGCTGGCAGGCGCCGCACGACGCGGCCGTGTCGGCGCTGTGTGACGGATTCGTCGACCTCGGGCTGTGTGAAGGGCCGGTCGAGCGCGTGCTGGAATCGGGCGACTACAAGCGGTTCTACATGCACCGGACCGGCCACTGGCTCGGGCTCGACGTGCACGACGCAGGCGACTACAAGCGCGACGGCCAGTGGGTACTGCTCGAGCCGGGGCAGGTGACCACGGTCGAGCCCGGCTGCTACGTGCGCCCGGGAGACAAGATTCCAGAGGCCTTCTGGAACATCGGCATCCGCATCGAGGATGACGTCGTGGTTACCGCCACGGGCAACGAGGTGATCACCGCCGACGCGCCCAAGCGCATCGACGACATCGAGGCATGGATGCGCGAGCGGCCGTGA
- a CDS encoding FAD-dependent monooxygenase, with protein sequence MDARAAVTGGTRLPGGTWPPALQPSAAMPGATPALPPPVAIVGAGPVGAVAALALAARGVRAQVFDAREPAAGKPDRRAMALSWGTRLALERLGVWARIARPDPITRVSVSERGAFGSIEFTCEDLDTPALGFVVDYGDLALACSHALQAAGIPIKWKTPVASVDPVAEAVELVLAPEGEAGYRVGARCVVLADGAEGVDGGAAPSRIARAYRQVALVGDVGCERFTPGRAFERFAGSGPLALLPRSGHFSCVWIVEPEVAQDLLDAGPAALARALEQAAGPGFGAMRWLTAPVRVPLALRRAGRAADPRVVPIGNASQMLHPVAGQGFNLGVRDALGLASAWPLGDPPVTAQGDALARSLAAFARSRRVDRGLTVAATDAIARLTAIDNPVAAALRGFGLAAIDVLPAVRRRALDTLVFGAS encoded by the coding sequence ATGGATGCGCGAGCGGCCGTGACCGGCGGTACGCGCCTGCCGGGTGGGACATGGCCGCCGGCTCTTCAGCCGTCTGCCGCAATGCCCGGGGCCACGCCAGCGCTGCCGCCGCCGGTGGCGATCGTCGGCGCCGGGCCGGTTGGTGCGGTCGCCGCGCTGGCGCTGGCCGCGCGCGGCGTGCGTGCGCAAGTGTTCGACGCCCGTGAACCGGCCGCCGGCAAGCCCGACCGGCGGGCGATGGCGTTGTCGTGGGGCACCCGGCTTGCCCTCGAACGGCTGGGCGTATGGGCGCGCATCGCGCGTCCCGATCCGATCACGCGCGTGAGCGTCAGCGAGCGGGGCGCCTTCGGCAGCATCGAATTCACGTGCGAAGACCTCGACACGCCGGCGCTGGGTTTCGTCGTCGACTACGGCGACCTCGCGCTCGCCTGCAGCCATGCGCTTCAGGCCGCCGGGATTCCCATCAAGTGGAAGACACCAGTGGCCTCGGTCGATCCCGTCGCGGAGGCGGTCGAACTCGTGCTCGCGCCCGAGGGCGAGGCCGGTTACCGCGTCGGTGCACGCTGCGTGGTGCTGGCCGATGGTGCCGAAGGCGTCGATGGCGGTGCCGCACCGTCCCGCATCGCGCGGGCGTATCGACAGGTCGCTCTGGTCGGCGACGTCGGCTGCGAGCGCTTTACGCCCGGACGTGCGTTCGAGCGGTTCGCCGGAAGCGGGCCGCTGGCGCTGCTGCCCCGGTCCGGGCACTTCTCCTGCGTCTGGATCGTCGAGCCCGAGGTTGCACAGGACCTGCTCGATGCGGGTCCGGCCGCGCTGGCGCGGGCACTCGAGCAGGCGGCCGGCCCCGGGTTTGGCGCGATGCGCTGGCTGACGGCGCCGGTACGCGTGCCGCTGGCGCTGCGGCGCGCCGGTCGCGCGGCCGATCCGCGCGTGGTGCCCATCGGCAATGCCTCGCAGATGCTGCACCCGGTGGCCGGGCAGGGCTTCAACCTTGGCGTGCGCGATGCACTCGGGCTCGCCTCCGCGTGGCCCCTCGGCGATCCGCCAGTGACCGCGCAAGGCGATGCCCTGGCGCGCTCGCTCGCTGCCTTCGCCCGTTCGCGCCGGGTCGACCGCGGCTTGACCGTCGCCGCGACCGATGCGATCGCGCGCTTGACCGCAATCGACAATCCCGTCGCCGCGGCCTTGCGCGGCTTTGGTCTCGCCGCCATCGATGTACTGCCCGCGGTGCGCCGGCGCGCACTCGACACGCTGGTCTTCGGCGCGTCCTGA
- the rsmA gene encoding 16S rRNA (adenine(1518)-N(6)/adenine(1519)-N(6))-dimethyltransferase RsmA, with protein MEQHRARRRFGQNFLVDRHVIEAIVHAIDPRPGDALVEIGPGMGALTGLLAARINAAGPGHPLHVIELDRDLARSLHERLPGAQIEVHEADVLGFDFTTLPERLRVVGNLPYNISSPILFRLFDVAARLLDVHVMLQREVVERIVATPQAGDYGRLSVMMQYRFEAEPVLEVGPQAFRPAPKVDSSVVRLVPRATATLGARDIGVLSRVVQAAFGQRRKMLRNTLRGWFDAERLEELGIDPKARAEDLRVADFVRLANAAGTGAPSA; from the coding sequence CTGGAACAGCACCGCGCGCGGCGCCGTTTCGGCCAGAACTTCCTGGTCGACCGGCATGTGATCGAAGCGATCGTGCATGCGATCGATCCGCGGCCGGGCGATGCGCTGGTCGAGATCGGCCCCGGCATGGGCGCACTCACTGGTCTGCTCGCCGCGCGCATCAACGCGGCCGGGCCCGGCCATCCGCTGCACGTGATCGAACTGGACCGCGACCTCGCGCGCAGCCTGCACGAACGGCTGCCGGGCGCGCAGATCGAGGTACACGAAGCCGACGTGCTTGGCTTCGACTTCACGACACTGCCCGAACGGCTGCGTGTGGTCGGCAACCTGCCCTACAACATATCGAGCCCGATCCTGTTCAGGCTGTTCGACGTGGCGGCGAGGCTGCTCGACGTGCACGTGATGCTGCAGCGTGAGGTCGTGGAACGTATCGTGGCGACGCCCCAGGCCGGCGACTACGGACGCCTGTCGGTGATGATGCAGTACCGGTTCGAGGCCGAACCGGTACTGGAAGTCGGCCCGCAGGCCTTCCGCCCGGCGCCGAAGGTGGACTCCAGCGTGGTTCGGCTGGTCCCTCGCGCGACAGCCACGCTTGGCGCGCGCGACATCGGCGTGCTGTCGCGGGTGGTGCAGGCAGCCTTCGGTCAGCGCCGGAAGATGCTGCGCAACACGCTGCGTGGCTGGTTCGATGCCGAGAGACTGGAGGAACTCGGCATCGATCCGAAGGCACGCGCAGAGGATCTGCGGGTCGCCGACTTCGTCCGCCTGGCAAATGCCGCAGGGACCGGCGCACCGTCGGCCTGA
- a CDS encoding peptidylprolyl isomerase produces the protein MSRRLPTLLSALLLAAVLLAAPGAAPAQGPMPARVLTVDRIVAVVNDEVITQFDLTLRTKLAVAQLSRQGTALPPAEILERQVLERMISDRVQLQLARETGIRIDDGQLEKILSRIAAENKMTLPQFREAIERDGMAFTRFREDLRDEVLISRLREREVDSRVVVTESEIDNFLKNSAAQGSNDELNLAHILVRVPEGASPEQLAERRARAEQALGQVKAGTDFGQVAAAFSDAPDALKGGVMGARPTDRWPTLFADAARSLKVGEVSPVLRSPAGFHIIRIVDRRVGGNSVLVQQTRARHILIRVNELVPEADANQRLRGLKERIENGAPFGELARLHSDDGSAARGGELGWISPGDTVPAFERAMDQLKVNEVSDPVRSDFGVHLIQVLERRSEDLSNERQRLGARQALRARKADETYQEWVRQIRDRAFVNLRLEER, from the coding sequence ATGTCACGCCGCCTGCCGACACTCCTCTCCGCCCTGCTGCTGGCCGCCGTGCTGCTGGCCGCACCGGGCGCCGCCCCTGCCCAGGGGCCCATGCCCGCGCGCGTGCTGACCGTCGACCGCATCGTCGCGGTGGTGAACGACGAGGTAATCACCCAGTTCGACCTCACGCTGCGCACGAAGCTGGCCGTCGCGCAGTTGTCGCGCCAGGGCACGGCGCTCCCTCCCGCCGAGATACTCGAGCGGCAGGTACTCGAGCGCATGATCTCCGATCGAGTGCAGCTGCAGCTGGCGAGGGAAACCGGCATCCGGATCGACGACGGACAGCTCGAGAAGATCCTCTCCCGCATCGCAGCCGAGAACAAGATGACACTGCCGCAGTTCCGCGAGGCGATCGAGCGCGACGGCATGGCATTCACGCGCTTCAGGGAAGACCTGCGCGACGAAGTGCTGATCAGCCGGCTGCGCGAGCGCGAGGTCGACTCGCGCGTCGTCGTCACGGAATCGGAGATCGACAACTTCCTGAAGAACAGCGCAGCCCAGGGCAGCAACGACGAACTGAACCTGGCACACATCCTGGTGCGCGTGCCGGAAGGCGCGTCGCCGGAGCAACTGGCCGAACGCCGGGCTCGCGCCGAGCAAGCGCTCGGCCAGGTCAAGGCGGGCACCGACTTCGGACAGGTCGCTGCCGCGTTCTCGGACGCACCCGATGCACTGAAGGGCGGCGTGATGGGCGCGCGGCCGACCGATCGCTGGCCGACCCTGTTCGCGGATGCGGCACGAAGCCTGAAGGTCGGCGAAGTGAGCCCGGTGCTGCGCAGCCCGGCCGGGTTCCATATCATTCGCATCGTCGATCGCAGGGTCGGCGGCAACAGCGTGCTCGTCCAGCAGACGCGCGCGCGCCATATCCTGATCCGGGTGAACGAGCTCGTCCCGGAGGCCGACGCGAACCAGCGCCTGCGCGGGCTCAAGGAGCGCATCGAAAACGGTGCGCCGTTCGGCGAACTGGCCCGCCTGCATTCGGACGATGGCAGTGCCGCCCGAGGCGGCGAACTCGGCTGGATCTCCCCCGGGGACACCGTGCCCGCCTTCGAGCGCGCCATGGACCAACTGAAGGTGAACGAGGTGAGCGATCCCGTACGGAGCGATTTCGGCGTTCACCTCATCCAGGTGCTCGAGCGGCGCAGCGAAGACCTGTCCAACGAGCGACAGCGACTGGGAGCCCGGCAGGCCTTGCGCGCGCGCAAGGCCGACGAGACCTACCAGGAATGGGTGCGCCAGATACGCGATCGCGCATTCGTCAACCTGCGCCTCGAAGAGCGCTGA
- a CDS encoding rubredoxin: MSAESEVGTPFKQWMCLVCGWIYDEEAGSPEEGIAAGTRWADVPPNWTCPECGARKEDFEMVEI; the protein is encoded by the coding sequence ATGTCCGCAGAATCCGAAGTCGGAACCCCGTTCAAGCAGTGGATGTGCCTCGTGTGTGGCTGGATCTACGACGAGGAAGCGGGATCGCCCGAAGAAGGCATCGCCGCTGGCACCCGCTGGGCCGACGTCCCGCCGAACTGGACCTGTCCCGAGTGCGGCGCCCGCAAGGAAGACTTCGAGATGGTGGAGATCTGA
- the pdxA gene encoding 4-hydroxythreonine-4-phosphate dehydrogenase PdxA produces the protein MAASPAGPGGAPPTIALTSGEPAGIGPDLCVALAFAPPPGARLVVFGDPEVLKARGRALGRPVAVREWRAGEATDSTPAGTLDVAVVHAAVPVEAGRLEAANAHYVLETITAAVRGCQSGHFDALVTAPVHKGVINDAGLPFTGHTEMLAELTGTPQVVMMLVGGGLRVALATTHLPLSAVPGAITIASLTRTLQILHAALRRDFGIARPRILVSGLNPHAGEGGHLGREEIDVITPVIDALRAAGTDAQGPLPADTLFNPDRLQGCDAVLAMFHDQGLPVLKYASFGAGVNVTLGLPIIRTSVDHGTALDLAGTGRALDGSLREAVALAIDLARHRRST, from the coding sequence ATGGCCGCATCCCCAGCGGGTCCGGGCGGGGCACCGCCAACGATCGCACTGACCTCCGGCGAGCCGGCGGGCATCGGCCCCGACCTGTGCGTAGCGCTTGCATTCGCGCCGCCGCCCGGCGCCCGCCTCGTGGTCTTCGGCGACCCGGAAGTCCTGAAGGCGCGCGGCCGGGCACTCGGCCGACCGGTGGCGGTGCGGGAGTGGCGGGCGGGCGAGGCGACCGATTCCACGCCGGCCGGAACGCTCGACGTGGCGGTCGTCCACGCCGCCGTGCCGGTCGAAGCGGGGCGGCTCGAGGCCGCCAATGCACACTATGTGCTGGAGACGATCACCGCCGCAGTGCGGGGCTGCCAGTCGGGCCATTTCGATGCGCTGGTCACCGCGCCGGTGCACAAGGGGGTGATCAATGACGCAGGATTGCCGTTCACCGGGCATACCGAAATGCTGGCCGAGCTCACCGGCACACCCCAGGTGGTGATGATGCTGGTCGGTGGTGGCCTTCGCGTCGCGCTGGCGACCACCCACCTGCCGCTGTCCGCCGTGCCAGGGGCGATCACCATCGCGTCGCTGACGCGCACGCTGCAGATCCTGCACGCGGCACTCCGGCGCGACTTCGGCATCGCGCGGCCGCGCATCCTGGTGTCGGGCCTGAACCCGCATGCCGGCGAGGGTGGACACCTGGGCCGCGAGGAAATCGACGTGATCACGCCGGTGATCGATGCGCTGCGGGCGGCAGGCACCGACGCACAAGGCCCGCTGCCCGCAGACACCCTGTTCAATCCCGACCGCCTGCAGGGATGCGATGCAGTCCTTGCGATGTTCCACGATCAGGGCCTGCCAGTGCTCAAGTACGCGAGCTTCGGCGCCGGCGTGAACGTCACGCTGGGCCTGCCGATCATCCGCACGTCCGTCGATCACGGTACGGCACTCGACCTCGCCGGCACCGGCCGCGCCCTGGACGGCAGCCTGCGCGAGGCAGTGGCGCTGGCCATCGATCTCGCACGGCACCGGAGGAGCACCTGA
- a CDS encoding nucleotidyltransferase family protein: MIAMILAAGRGERMRPLTDNLPKPLLEAGGRPLIVHLIDGLVAAGCRRLVINTAHLGGMLEAALGDGGGLGAQIRWSHEGTALETAGGIALARPLLGEQPFLVVNGDVWTDLAFGPFIERAGAALADPACDAHLLLVDNPVHHPAGDFRLLHGRVIDDTAPGAATAPKHTFAGIGVYRPRLFDGVVPGARAALAPLLFDSRARGALSAEHFGGGWMDIGTPERLGDLDRRLRAGQQAAPSL; encoded by the coding sequence ATGATCGCGATGATCCTCGCCGCCGGCCGCGGCGAGCGCATGCGGCCGCTCACCGACAATCTCCCCAAGCCGCTGCTGGAGGCTGGGGGGCGGCCGCTGATCGTGCATCTGATCGACGGGCTGGTGGCGGCGGGCTGCCGCCGGCTGGTCATCAACACGGCCCATCTCGGAGGGATGCTGGAGGCGGCGCTCGGCGATGGCGGCGGACTGGGCGCGCAGATCCGCTGGTCCCACGAGGGCACGGCGCTCGAGACGGCTGGTGGCATCGCGCTGGCCCGGCCGCTGCTGGGCGAGCAGCCGTTCCTGGTGGTCAACGGCGACGTCTGGACCGACCTTGCATTCGGCCCGTTCATCGAGCGCGCAGGCGCGGCCCTTGCCGATCCGGCCTGCGACGCACACCTGCTGCTGGTCGACAACCCGGTGCATCATCCCGCGGGAGACTTCCGGCTGCTGCACGGCCGCGTCATCGACGATACCGCGCCGGGCGCCGCCACCGCGCCGAAGCATACCTTCGCCGGCATCGGCGTCTATCGGCCGCGGCTGTTCGATGGGGTGGTGCCGGGTGCGCGCGCCGCGCTGGCGCCCCTGCTTTTCGACTCGAGGGCGCGCGGAGCGCTGTCGGCCGAGCACTTCGGTGGCGGCTGGATGGACATCGGTACGCCCGAGCGGCTGGGCGACCTCGACCGACGGTTACGGGCCGGTCAGCAGGCTGCGCCCTCCCTATAA